GCGGGCATGCTTCTGGGCCTGGCGACGGGCGTGATCTATTATCCGATCTTTTTATTGCCCTTGTGGGTGGGCTTCTACTGGCATCGCGGCTTGTTGCGTTTCGCGGTTGGCTTCCTGGCGATGCTCGCTCTGGTGATGGGGATGCAGTTCTTCGCCGTGGGAGGGCTGGAGCCCCTTTTCGCGCAAGCTCGGCAGGTCTTCGGTTGGACGAGTCTGTCGCCCGAGGACAGCAGCGGCTTCTGGAGTTTCAACGAGTCGACGAACCCGTACCGTTTGTCGGTGCTGGCGGGCTATGCCGCTCTTTGTGCCAGCTTCGCGCTGTGGCCGGCGCAGAAGAATCTCGGCACGCTTTTGAGCTGCTCGGCGGTAGTCATGCTGGGGACGCAGTTCTGGCAGCCGCAGGAAGGAGGCCTGTTCATGGGGTGGTACCTGCCGCTCTTGCTGCTGACGATCTTCCGTCCGAATCTGGAGGATCGCGTGGCATTGTCGGTGCTCGGCGATGGTTGGCTGTCGTACGGCAAGCGCAACCCGTCGATCCGGGCGGCGTAGGCCGAGTCCGCTTCGTCGACGCCATCGACGCGTTTGCATCGCGGCAAGCTTATTCGGCAGCGCCGAAAAAGCATGGAACCCGGCCGGCCCCATGTAGTAGTCGTCGCGAACGCGCGCTGTGCCATGCTTTTTCGCCAACGGCGAATAAGTGCTTACCTCGCTGACGGGAACCGAGCCGCCTGGATTCACTCGCCCAGCGTGGCGGGGCTGACGCCGATATCGACGATCGAACAGGCCGCGATCGCATTCAGGCCCAGTTCCTTCGCCCGGGCCAGAACTTGCGGGCTTTCGGTGCCGGGATTGAGCCATAGTTCGTCGCAGCCCTTGGCCGCGATTTCGTCCAGGACCTGTAGCACGACCGGCGGTGGCAAATAGACGCTGATGCGGTTCAGCTTCGGGGCAGGCACTTCGGCCAAAGTATGGGAAACCGGAAGCCCTTCGATCTGACCCCCTTTGGGATTTACGGGAAAGACGTCGTATCCCTGCTGCGAGTAGGCACGGACGGCCTTGTTACCGAACTTCGTTCGATCGGGACTGGCGCTAAGAATGGCGATCGTGGGTTTGGACATGGCGTTTTTCCTCTAAAGCCCCGTATCGTCTTTCCGGACCGGCCGTTGACCGGGACCGCGCACGCGTAGTACTCGAACCTCATCCTCGACTACGGTAAATAGCACACGGTACGCCCTGCCACGGCGCGTACGAAAAATCTTCTGACGAATTTCGTAGTTGAGAAACTGTGATTCGACGGCGATTTCAGCCAAGTAGGGGTTCGTTCCGATCGCCGTTAACACTTCAAGAAACGCTTCGTACCATCTTGCCGCGCCTTGAGCCCTTGTGGATCCAGGCGAAAATCCTGTCAGCGTCGGCAGACGCTTGCTCCAGAACGTGCACGCGAAACGACATCAAGACAACCCATGACGACGGCGGAACTCAAAGTCGAATTCCGCTAATGGCCGCCCAGCATCGCCTCCTTGCATGTCGCTTAAAGCCTGACGCAAGGCGCCGACCGTCTCGTCGAACTCATCGACGATCGGATTCGCCTCGCGCCACAGATCGAGGGCTTCTTCGGGCGAAAGCTCGTGCCCCGTCTTCAGCGTTTCCTCCAGGAAATGCTGAAAACGCGTTAGCTCTGATATCGGATCGATGGCCATGCTGCTCACTCCTTTGGCGACACGATCAAGAACGTGCCCCGCTCTTCGCGAAAGGTTAGGGGTTCACTCGCGTTCGCGCCGCGCATCGACGTTTTGCGTGCGTTTCTGGCTGGCCAGCCAACGCTTCCAGGCCTGGCGATCGTAGCCGAAATCCTGGCCCGTCAGCGAGGCCAGGGCGTCGCGCACCGACGCGTTCTGAAATTCTCGGTTTTCGAATTTCGGAGCGTTGTTGCCGAAGGTGAACCCACCGCCCTGCGGCCCGTTGCTGAATGTCGGGTTCATATTGCCCTGCGCCTGTTGTATCTGCACGGAGTGCAGGGTCACCAGGACATCGATCAGCGGATTGATCGCATTCGGATCCTTCATGCGAGCCAAACACTCGGCGGCGCGATTGATCATGTAGTTTTCTTTCGACTTCAATCGCTTGATGTAGGTGCTCGTGGCTCGCGTGCCCGTCTGCTTTTCCAGATAATCGAGGCAGGTCAGTCGAATTTCGTCCTCCTCGTCATCCAACGAGAGTATGATCAGTGCGTCCCACGCTTCGGGCGAGCCGATCCGCGCCAGCGATTCGATGTACATTTTGCGAATCGCCTCGACCGGTTCATCTTTCAACTCCCGTTTCAGGGCGTCCACGGCCATGGGATCGTTGATCTTGGCGAACTGGGCTTGCGCCTCTTGGCTACGCTCTCCGTCCAGCCAGCGGCGCCACAGCCCGATTTTCTTGAACCATTCCTTGCGGATTTTCTCTTGCTCGCGCTTGCGCTTGATGTCTTCGATCTGTTGCGGCACGCGATACCTGCCGGAATCATCCTTGACCATGCCCTGGTCTTGAAAAATCTCGTCGCGCGTCTTCCACTCGCCGTCTTTTTTCTGGTAGCCCAGGGCCAGTCGCGCCTTCGCATGCTCGGGATCGAGTTCGATAACCCGCTCCAGATGGCGAACGCGCTGCTCATGCAGTTGCATGGTGCGGCACAATTCCGAGAGCGCCCATTGCCCCTCGACCGTATCGGGATAATCGGGCCGATGCTTGGTGTATTCGAGCTCGGCCGGCCGGGTGCGGCGCATCTCGGCGACCTGGTTCCGGTTGAGCGTGATTTCCCCGCCCGAATTGACTCTGATGACGTACTTGGTGCGCGGAGTTTCCGTCGTATTGAGCAGCGTGCCCTCGACCTGGCCACCGTTGGAGAGCACGAAGGAATCGGCGCGCAGTTCGGCCCCGATGGCCAGAACGAGAATCCAAACCGCGGTGATGGCGATGCGCGGGTTCATAGCTGCCTCCGTTCCGAGTGGCGACGGGCCACGTTAGAATCGGCGTTCCTGTAGTTCAGTATAAGGACGCCAGGAATTGAGTCGCAATGGAAGTGGGGTTACGGCGACGGTTTTTCCGCTTTTTCCGCCCCTGTCAGGCGCCAAACATGAGCGAAAGTGCAGCGCAGCATCGTGCCCAAGCCCCCCAAAAGTTGCGCTGCGCCGTGATCACGGTCAGCGACACCCGCACCCGCGATAACGATACCGGGGGGCAACTGGTCGTCGACAAACTGCAAGAGGCCGGGCACGAGATTG
This genomic stretch from Pirellulales bacterium harbors:
- a CDS encoding CoA-binding protein, with product MSKPTIAILSASPDRTKFGNKAVRAYSQQGYDVFPVNPKGGQIEGLPVSHTLAEVPAPKLNRISVYLPPPVVLQVLDEIAAKGCDELWLNPGTESPQVLARAKELGLNAIAACSIVDIGVSPATLGE
- a CDS encoding HEAT repeat domain-containing protein; the protein is MNPRIAITAVWILVLAIGAELRADSFVLSNGGQVEGTLLNTTETPRTKYVIRVNSGGEITLNRNQVAEMRRTRPAELEYTKHRPDYPDTVEGQWALSELCRTMQLHEQRVRHLERVIELDPEHAKARLALGYQKKDGEWKTRDEIFQDQGMVKDDSGRYRVPQQIEDIKRKREQEKIRKEWFKKIGLWRRWLDGERSQEAQAQFAKINDPMAVDALKRELKDEPVEAIRKMYIESLARIGSPEAWDALIILSLDDEEDEIRLTCLDYLEKQTGTRATSTYIKRLKSKENYMINRAAECLARMKDPNAINPLIDVLVTLHSVQIQQAQGNMNPTFSNGPQGGGFTFGNNAPKFENREFQNASVRDALASLTGQDFGYDRQAWKRWLASQKRTQNVDARRERE